Proteins encoded in a region of the Strix aluco isolate bStrAlu1 chromosome 26, bStrAlu1.hap1, whole genome shotgun sequence genome:
- the THRAP3 gene encoding thyroid hormone receptor-associated protein 3 isoform X1, whose amino-acid sequence MSKTNKSKSGSRSSRSRSGSRSRSRSFSKSRSRSRSVSRSRKRRLSSRSRSRSYSPSHNRERNHPRVYQNRDFRGHNRGYRRPYYFRGRNRGFYPWGQYNRGGYGNYRSNWQNYRQAYSPRRGRSRSRSPKRRSPSPRSRSHSRNSDKSSSDRSRRSSSSRSSSNHSRVESSKRKSGKEKKSSSKDARASQAAGDNQGDEAKEQPFSGAVAQDVKASEGSKPWQDMTTYGTSSASRASVSELSPRERSPALKSPLQSVVVRRRSPRPSPLQKSSPPLSNPPQMSSALQSGSTSFQAGSHQSPFEHGSAGLSPTRKSPVCKSPTPIGSIYSTSQKEETTAPGGGAFSKRYLEEQKTENGKDKEQKITNVEKEKSKEKGNFSELGSTDGKAKSDSYASKADSEKGYRGSQSPKRYKFRDDFDKLKVPEFHKEGHYGKEETDEQEKKDKAKGRKDSEFDDEPKFMSKVVATSSKSQEEDRPGKWEGVVFLPPGKEKQRKPDEMEEESYSERSKKEERPASKRAEPGHRGFVPEKNFRVTTYKSSQEKSSSPPLRKASEVKEKPGTKVEGLAPGKSSFSITREAQVNIRMDSFDEDLARPSGILAQERKLCRDLVHSNKKEQEFRSIFHHIQSAQSQRSPSELFAQHIVTIVHHVREHHFGSSGMTLNERFTKYLKKGMEQDAAKNKKSPEIHRRIDISPSTFRKHGFSQEETKSSRDPGFKAEGKYKDDPVDLRLDIERRKKHKERDLKRDKSRESVDSRDSSHSRERSTEKTEKSHKGSKKKKHRRVRERSRSSSSSSRSSHSVKAEEYPEETEEREESTSGFDKSRLGTKEFTGPNERGRARGTFQFRARGRGWGRGNFSGNNNSNSGGNNDFQKRNRDEEWDPEYTPKSKKYYLHDDREGEGADKWVNRGRGRGAFPRGRGRFMFRKSSTSPKWAHDKFSGEEGEIEDDESGTENREEKDTLQTTAE is encoded by the exons ttcTAGGTCCCGTTCAAGATCTTATTCTCCATCTCATAACAGAGAAAGGAACCATCCGAGAGTGTATCAGAACCGGGATTTCAGAGGTCATAATAGAGGATACAGGAGACCGTATTATTTTCGTGGCCGAAATCGAGGGTTTTATCCATGGGGCCAGTATAACCGAGGAGGATATGGGAATTACAGGTCAAACTGGCAAAATTATCGCCAAGCGTATAGCCCTCGTAGAGGGAGGTCACGCTCTCGTTCACCCAAGAGAAGGTCTCCTTCACCAAGGTCTAGAAGTCATTCTAGAAATTCTGATAAGTCATCTTCCGATCGGTCAAGGAGGTCTTCCTCTTCCCGGTCTTCCTCAAATCACAGCCGAGTTGAGTCATCCAAGCGTAAATCCGGAAAGGAGAAAAAGTCATCTTCCAAGGATGCCCGGGCATCTCAGGCTGCAGGAGATAATCAAGGTGATGAGGCTAAGGAGCAGCCTTTTTCAGGAGCAGTGGCTCAAGATGTCAAGGCATCTGAGGGATCAAAACCATGGCAAGATATGACCACCTATGGCACAAGTTCAGCGTCAAGAGCTTCTGTGTCTGAACTTAGCCCAAGGGAACGCAGCCCTGCGTTAAAAAGCCCTCTCCAATCTGTTGTGGTGAGGCGTCGTTCTCCTCGGCCAAGCCCATTGCAAAAGTCGAGCCCTCCGCTGTCCAACCCACCACAGATGAGCTCCGCTTTACAAAGTGGCAGCACCTCCTTTCAGGCAGGGTCTCATCAGAGCCCCTTTGAGCATGGCTCAGCGGGTTTGAGCCCAACAAGGAAGAGCCCGGTGTGCAAAAGTCCAACACCAATCGGTTCGATTTACAGTACGTCTCAGAAGGAGGAAACCACAGCTCCTGGAGGAGGAGCCTTCTCGAAAAG GTATCTGGAAGAGCAGAAGACTGAGAATGGGaaagacaaagaacagaaaataacaaatgttgaaaaagaaaaatcaaaagaaaaagggaatttctCTGAGTTGGGATCAACAGACGGAAAGGCAAAATCTGACTCCTACGCATCCAAAGCCGACTCCGAGAAGGGATACCGCGGCAGCCAGTCGCCCAAGCGCTACAAGTTCCGGGATGACTTTGACAAGCTAAAGGTCCCGGAGTTCCACAAGGAAGGTCATTATGGCAAAGAGGAAACAGatgagcaggaaaagaaagataaggcAAAGGGCCGAAAAGATTCGGAATTTGATGATGAGCCCAAATTTATGTCTAAAGTTGTAGCAACTTCAAGTAAAAGTCAAGAAGAGGATAGGCCAGGAAAATGGGAAGGTGTGGTGTTCTTGCCacctggaaaagagaagcagagaaaaccTGATGAAATGGAGGAGGAAAGCTATTCTGAAAgatcaaaaaaagaagagaggccAGCGTCCAAGAGAGCTGAACCAGGTCACAGGGGGTTTGTTCCTGAAAAGAATTTTAGAGTGACCACTTACAAATCGAGCCAGGAAAAAAGTTCTTCCCCCCCACTGAGGAAGGCTTCTGAGGTAAAGGAGAAACCAGGCACCAAAGTAGAGGGGCTAGCTCCTGGCAAATCCTCCTTTTCCATTACTCGTGAGGCCCAAGTCAATATTCGAATGGATTCCTTTGATGAAGATCTTGCACG CCCAAGTGGCATACTGGCTCAGGAACGCAAGCTGTGTCGCGACCTTGTGCACAGCAACAAAAAAGAGCAAGAATTTCGTTCGATTTTCCATCACATTCAGTCTGCTCAGTCTCAGCGAAGCCCTTCTGAACTGTTTGCTCAACACATAGTGACTATAGTCCATCACGTAAGAG AGCATCACTTTGGGTCTTCAGGAATGACACTGAATGAACGCTTTACCAAATATCTAAAGAAAGGAATGGAACAAGATGCAGCTAAAAACAAAAAGAGCCCTGAAATCCACAG GAGGATAGATATATCTCCCAGTACTTTTAGAAAACATGGATTCTCTCAAGAGGAAACGAAAAGTTCCAGGGATCCTGGCTTCAAG GCTGAAGGGAAATATAAGGACGACCCTGTTGACCTGCGCCTTGATATTGAACGCCGTAAAAAACATAAGGAAAGAGATCTTAAACGCGATAAATCCAGAGAATCAGTGGACTCAAGAGATTCAAGTCACTCAAGGGAAAGATCAACTGAGAAAACGGAGAAAAGTCACAAAGGCTCAAAGAAAAA GAAACACCGACGGGTACGTGAGAGATCCAGATCCAGTTCGTCATCTTCACGGTCCTCTCATTCAGTCAAAGCGGAGGAATATCCCGAGGAGactgaggagagggaggaaagcacCTCAGGCTTTGACAAGTCCCGGCTTGGGACTAAAGAGTTCACTGGTccaaatgagagaggaagagctcGAGGGACCTTT CAGTTCAGAGCAAGAGGGAGAGGATGGGGCAGAGGCAACTTTTCAGGCAACAATAACAGCAACAGCGGCGGCAACAACGACTTCCAGAAGCGAAACAGAGATGAGGAGTGGGATCCAGAGTACACACCTAAGAGCAAGAAGTACTACTTG CACGACGACCGGGAGGGCGAAGGCGCCGACAAGTGGGTGAACAGAGGCCGCGGTCGGGGCGCTTTCCCCCGAGGAAGAGGTCGCTTCATGTTCCGAAAGTCGAGCACCAGCCCCAAGTGGGCTCATGACAAATTCAGCGGAGAAGAAGGAGAAATCGAGGATGACGAGAGCGGCACAGagaacagggaggagaaggacACCTTGCAGACGACGGCTGAGTAG
- the THRAP3 gene encoding thyroid hormone receptor-associated protein 3 isoform X2 has product MSKTNKSKSGSRSSRSRSGSRSRSRSFSKSRSRSRSVSRSRKRRLSSRSRSRSYSPSHNRERNHPRVYQNRDFRGHNRGYRRPYYFRGRNRGFYPWGQYNRGGYGNYRSNWQNYRQAYSPRRGRSRSRSPKRRSPSPRSRSHSRNSDKSSSDRSRRSSSSRSSSNHSRVESSKRKSGKEKKSSSKDARASQAAGDNQGDEAKEQPFSGAVAQDVKASEGSKPWQDMTTYGTSSASRASVSELSPRERSPALKSPLQSVVVRRRSPRPSPLQKSSPPLSNPPQMSSALQSGSTSFQAGSHQSPFEHGSAGLSPTRKSPVCKSPTPIGSIYSTSQKEETTAPGGGAFSKRYLEEQKTENGKDKEQKITNVEKEKSKEKGNFSELGSTDGKAKSDSYASKADSEKGYRGSQSPKRYKFRDDFDKLKVPEFHKEGHYGKEETDEQEKKDKAKGRKDSEFDDEPKFMSKVVATSSKSQEEDRPGKWEGVVFLPPGKEKQRKPDEMEEESYSERSKKEERPASKRAEPGHRGFVPEKNFRVTTYKSSQEKSSSPPLRKASEVKEKPGTKVEGLAPGKSSFSITREAQVNIRMDSFDEDLARPSGILAQERKLCRDLVHSNKKEQEFRSIFHHIQSAQSQRSPSELFAQHIVTIVHHVREHHFGSSGMTLNERFTKYLKKGMEQDAAKNKKSPEIHRRIDISPSTFRKHGFSQEETKSSRDPGFKAEGKYKDDPVDLRLDIERRKKHKERDLKRDKSRESVDSRDSSHSRERSTEKTEKSHKGSKKKKHRRVRERSRSSSSSSRSSHSVKAEEYPEETEEREESTSGFDKSRLGTKEFTGPNERGRARGTFFRARGRGWGRGNFSGNNNSNSGGNNDFQKRNRDEEWDPEYTPKSKKYYLHDDREGEGADKWVNRGRGRGAFPRGRGRFMFRKSSTSPKWAHDKFSGEEGEIEDDESGTENREEKDTLQTTAE; this is encoded by the exons ttcTAGGTCCCGTTCAAGATCTTATTCTCCATCTCATAACAGAGAAAGGAACCATCCGAGAGTGTATCAGAACCGGGATTTCAGAGGTCATAATAGAGGATACAGGAGACCGTATTATTTTCGTGGCCGAAATCGAGGGTTTTATCCATGGGGCCAGTATAACCGAGGAGGATATGGGAATTACAGGTCAAACTGGCAAAATTATCGCCAAGCGTATAGCCCTCGTAGAGGGAGGTCACGCTCTCGTTCACCCAAGAGAAGGTCTCCTTCACCAAGGTCTAGAAGTCATTCTAGAAATTCTGATAAGTCATCTTCCGATCGGTCAAGGAGGTCTTCCTCTTCCCGGTCTTCCTCAAATCACAGCCGAGTTGAGTCATCCAAGCGTAAATCCGGAAAGGAGAAAAAGTCATCTTCCAAGGATGCCCGGGCATCTCAGGCTGCAGGAGATAATCAAGGTGATGAGGCTAAGGAGCAGCCTTTTTCAGGAGCAGTGGCTCAAGATGTCAAGGCATCTGAGGGATCAAAACCATGGCAAGATATGACCACCTATGGCACAAGTTCAGCGTCAAGAGCTTCTGTGTCTGAACTTAGCCCAAGGGAACGCAGCCCTGCGTTAAAAAGCCCTCTCCAATCTGTTGTGGTGAGGCGTCGTTCTCCTCGGCCAAGCCCATTGCAAAAGTCGAGCCCTCCGCTGTCCAACCCACCACAGATGAGCTCCGCTTTACAAAGTGGCAGCACCTCCTTTCAGGCAGGGTCTCATCAGAGCCCCTTTGAGCATGGCTCAGCGGGTTTGAGCCCAACAAGGAAGAGCCCGGTGTGCAAAAGTCCAACACCAATCGGTTCGATTTACAGTACGTCTCAGAAGGAGGAAACCACAGCTCCTGGAGGAGGAGCCTTCTCGAAAAG GTATCTGGAAGAGCAGAAGACTGAGAATGGGaaagacaaagaacagaaaataacaaatgttgaaaaagaaaaatcaaaagaaaaagggaatttctCTGAGTTGGGATCAACAGACGGAAAGGCAAAATCTGACTCCTACGCATCCAAAGCCGACTCCGAGAAGGGATACCGCGGCAGCCAGTCGCCCAAGCGCTACAAGTTCCGGGATGACTTTGACAAGCTAAAGGTCCCGGAGTTCCACAAGGAAGGTCATTATGGCAAAGAGGAAACAGatgagcaggaaaagaaagataaggcAAAGGGCCGAAAAGATTCGGAATTTGATGATGAGCCCAAATTTATGTCTAAAGTTGTAGCAACTTCAAGTAAAAGTCAAGAAGAGGATAGGCCAGGAAAATGGGAAGGTGTGGTGTTCTTGCCacctggaaaagagaagcagagaaaaccTGATGAAATGGAGGAGGAAAGCTATTCTGAAAgatcaaaaaaagaagagaggccAGCGTCCAAGAGAGCTGAACCAGGTCACAGGGGGTTTGTTCCTGAAAAGAATTTTAGAGTGACCACTTACAAATCGAGCCAGGAAAAAAGTTCTTCCCCCCCACTGAGGAAGGCTTCTGAGGTAAAGGAGAAACCAGGCACCAAAGTAGAGGGGCTAGCTCCTGGCAAATCCTCCTTTTCCATTACTCGTGAGGCCCAAGTCAATATTCGAATGGATTCCTTTGATGAAGATCTTGCACG CCCAAGTGGCATACTGGCTCAGGAACGCAAGCTGTGTCGCGACCTTGTGCACAGCAACAAAAAAGAGCAAGAATTTCGTTCGATTTTCCATCACATTCAGTCTGCTCAGTCTCAGCGAAGCCCTTCTGAACTGTTTGCTCAACACATAGTGACTATAGTCCATCACGTAAGAG AGCATCACTTTGGGTCTTCAGGAATGACACTGAATGAACGCTTTACCAAATATCTAAAGAAAGGAATGGAACAAGATGCAGCTAAAAACAAAAAGAGCCCTGAAATCCACAG GAGGATAGATATATCTCCCAGTACTTTTAGAAAACATGGATTCTCTCAAGAGGAAACGAAAAGTTCCAGGGATCCTGGCTTCAAG GCTGAAGGGAAATATAAGGACGACCCTGTTGACCTGCGCCTTGATATTGAACGCCGTAAAAAACATAAGGAAAGAGATCTTAAACGCGATAAATCCAGAGAATCAGTGGACTCAAGAGATTCAAGTCACTCAAGGGAAAGATCAACTGAGAAAACGGAGAAAAGTCACAAAGGCTCAAAGAAAAA GAAACACCGACGGGTACGTGAGAGATCCAGATCCAGTTCGTCATCTTCACGGTCCTCTCATTCAGTCAAAGCGGAGGAATATCCCGAGGAGactgaggagagggaggaaagcacCTCAGGCTTTGACAAGTCCCGGCTTGGGACTAAAGAGTTCACTGGTccaaatgagagaggaagagctcGAGGGACCTTT TTCAGAGCAAGAGGGAGAGGATGGGGCAGAGGCAACTTTTCAGGCAACAATAACAGCAACAGCGGCGGCAACAACGACTTCCAGAAGCGAAACAGAGATGAGGAGTGGGATCCAGAGTACACACCTAAGAGCAAGAAGTACTACTTG CACGACGACCGGGAGGGCGAAGGCGCCGACAAGTGGGTGAACAGAGGCCGCGGTCGGGGCGCTTTCCCCCGAGGAAGAGGTCGCTTCATGTTCCGAAAGTCGAGCACCAGCCCCAAGTGGGCTCATGACAAATTCAGCGGAGAAGAAGGAGAAATCGAGGATGACGAGAGCGGCACAGagaacagggaggagaaggacACCTTGCAGACGACGGCTGAGTAG
- the THRAP3 gene encoding thyroid hormone receptor-associated protein 3 isoform X3 gives MSKTNKSKSGSRSSRSRSGSRSRSRSFSKSRSRSRSVSRSRKRRLSSRSRSRSYSPSHNRERNHPRVYQNRDFRGHNRGYRRPYYFRGRNRGFYPWGQYNRGGYGNYRSNWQNYRQAYSPRRGRSRSRSPKRRSPSPRSRSHSRNSDKSSSDRSRRSSSSRSSSNHSRVESSKRKSGKEKKSSSKDARASQAAGDNQGDEAKEQPFSGAVAQDVKASEGSKPWQDMTTYGTSSASRASVSELSPRERSPALKSPLQSVVVRRRSPRPSPLQKSSPPLSNPPQMSSALQSGSTSFQAGSHQSPFEHGSAGLSPTRKSPVCKSPTPIGSIYSTSQKEETTAPGGGAFSKRYLEEQKTENGKDKEQKITNVEKEKSKEKGNFSELGSTDGKAKSDSYASKADSEKGYRGSQSPKRYKFRDDFDKLKVPEFHKEGHYGKEETDEQEKKDKAKGRKDSEFDDEPKFMSKVVATSSKSQEEDRPGKWEGVVFLPPGKEKQRKPDEMEEESYSERSKKEERPASKRAEPGHRGFVPEKNFRVTTYKSSQEKSSSPPLRKASEVKEKPGTKVEGLAPGKSSFSITREAQVNIRMDSFDEDLARPSGILAQERKLCRDLVHSNKKEQEFRSIFHHIQSAQSQRSPSELFAQHIVTIVHHVREHHFGSSGMTLNERFTKYLKKGMEQDAAKNKKSPEIHRRIDISPSTFRKHGFSQEETKSSRDPGFKAEGKYKDDPVDLRLDIERRKKHKERDLKRDKSRESVDSRDSSHSRERSTEKTEKSHKGSKKKKHRRVRERSRSSSSSSRSSHSVKAEEYPEETEEREESTSGFDKSRLGTKEFTGPNERGRARGTFVWSTDQGAENIVWAVELKISSEQEGEDGAEATFQATITATAAATTTSRSETEMRSGIQSTHLRARSTTCTTTGRAKAPTSG, from the exons ttcTAGGTCCCGTTCAAGATCTTATTCTCCATCTCATAACAGAGAAAGGAACCATCCGAGAGTGTATCAGAACCGGGATTTCAGAGGTCATAATAGAGGATACAGGAGACCGTATTATTTTCGTGGCCGAAATCGAGGGTTTTATCCATGGGGCCAGTATAACCGAGGAGGATATGGGAATTACAGGTCAAACTGGCAAAATTATCGCCAAGCGTATAGCCCTCGTAGAGGGAGGTCACGCTCTCGTTCACCCAAGAGAAGGTCTCCTTCACCAAGGTCTAGAAGTCATTCTAGAAATTCTGATAAGTCATCTTCCGATCGGTCAAGGAGGTCTTCCTCTTCCCGGTCTTCCTCAAATCACAGCCGAGTTGAGTCATCCAAGCGTAAATCCGGAAAGGAGAAAAAGTCATCTTCCAAGGATGCCCGGGCATCTCAGGCTGCAGGAGATAATCAAGGTGATGAGGCTAAGGAGCAGCCTTTTTCAGGAGCAGTGGCTCAAGATGTCAAGGCATCTGAGGGATCAAAACCATGGCAAGATATGACCACCTATGGCACAAGTTCAGCGTCAAGAGCTTCTGTGTCTGAACTTAGCCCAAGGGAACGCAGCCCTGCGTTAAAAAGCCCTCTCCAATCTGTTGTGGTGAGGCGTCGTTCTCCTCGGCCAAGCCCATTGCAAAAGTCGAGCCCTCCGCTGTCCAACCCACCACAGATGAGCTCCGCTTTACAAAGTGGCAGCACCTCCTTTCAGGCAGGGTCTCATCAGAGCCCCTTTGAGCATGGCTCAGCGGGTTTGAGCCCAACAAGGAAGAGCCCGGTGTGCAAAAGTCCAACACCAATCGGTTCGATTTACAGTACGTCTCAGAAGGAGGAAACCACAGCTCCTGGAGGAGGAGCCTTCTCGAAAAG GTATCTGGAAGAGCAGAAGACTGAGAATGGGaaagacaaagaacagaaaataacaaatgttgaaaaagaaaaatcaaaagaaaaagggaatttctCTGAGTTGGGATCAACAGACGGAAAGGCAAAATCTGACTCCTACGCATCCAAAGCCGACTCCGAGAAGGGATACCGCGGCAGCCAGTCGCCCAAGCGCTACAAGTTCCGGGATGACTTTGACAAGCTAAAGGTCCCGGAGTTCCACAAGGAAGGTCATTATGGCAAAGAGGAAACAGatgagcaggaaaagaaagataaggcAAAGGGCCGAAAAGATTCGGAATTTGATGATGAGCCCAAATTTATGTCTAAAGTTGTAGCAACTTCAAGTAAAAGTCAAGAAGAGGATAGGCCAGGAAAATGGGAAGGTGTGGTGTTCTTGCCacctggaaaagagaagcagagaaaaccTGATGAAATGGAGGAGGAAAGCTATTCTGAAAgatcaaaaaaagaagagaggccAGCGTCCAAGAGAGCTGAACCAGGTCACAGGGGGTTTGTTCCTGAAAAGAATTTTAGAGTGACCACTTACAAATCGAGCCAGGAAAAAAGTTCTTCCCCCCCACTGAGGAAGGCTTCTGAGGTAAAGGAGAAACCAGGCACCAAAGTAGAGGGGCTAGCTCCTGGCAAATCCTCCTTTTCCATTACTCGTGAGGCCCAAGTCAATATTCGAATGGATTCCTTTGATGAAGATCTTGCACG CCCAAGTGGCATACTGGCTCAGGAACGCAAGCTGTGTCGCGACCTTGTGCACAGCAACAAAAAAGAGCAAGAATTTCGTTCGATTTTCCATCACATTCAGTCTGCTCAGTCTCAGCGAAGCCCTTCTGAACTGTTTGCTCAACACATAGTGACTATAGTCCATCACGTAAGAG AGCATCACTTTGGGTCTTCAGGAATGACACTGAATGAACGCTTTACCAAATATCTAAAGAAAGGAATGGAACAAGATGCAGCTAAAAACAAAAAGAGCCCTGAAATCCACAG GAGGATAGATATATCTCCCAGTACTTTTAGAAAACATGGATTCTCTCAAGAGGAAACGAAAAGTTCCAGGGATCCTGGCTTCAAG GCTGAAGGGAAATATAAGGACGACCCTGTTGACCTGCGCCTTGATATTGAACGCCGTAAAAAACATAAGGAAAGAGATCTTAAACGCGATAAATCCAGAGAATCAGTGGACTCAAGAGATTCAAGTCACTCAAGGGAAAGATCAACTGAGAAAACGGAGAAAAGTCACAAAGGCTCAAAGAAAAA GAAACACCGACGGGTACGTGAGAGATCCAGATCCAGTTCGTCATCTTCACGGTCCTCTCATTCAGTCAAAGCGGAGGAATATCCCGAGGAGactgaggagagggaggaaagcacCTCAGGCTTTGACAAGTCCCGGCTTGGGACTAAAGAGTTCACTGGTccaaatgagagaggaagagctcGAGGGACCTTT GTGTGGAGCACAGACCAGGGTGCTGAGAATATAGTCTGGGCAGTTGAACTCAAGAT CAGTTCAGAGCAAGAGGGAGAGGATGGGGCAGAGGCAACTTTTCAGGCAACAATAACAGCAACAGCGGCGGCAACAACGACTTCCAGAAGCGAAACAGAGATGAGGAGTGGGATCCAGAGTACACACCTAAGAGCAAGAAGTACTACTTG CACGACGACCGGGAGGGCGAAGGCGCCGACAAGTGGGTGA
- the THRAP3 gene encoding thyroid hormone receptor-associated protein 3 isoform X4, whose product MSKTNKSKSGSRSSRSRSGSRSRSRSFSKSRSRSRSVSRSRKRRLSSRSRSRSYSPSHNRERNHPRVYQNRDFRGHNRGYRRPYYFRGRNRGFYPWGQYNRGGYGNYRSNWQNYRQAYSPRRGRSRSRSPKRRSPSPRSRSHSRNSDKSSSDRSRRSSSSRSSSNHSRVESSKRKSGKEKKSSSKDARASQAAGDNQGDEAKEQPFSGAVAQDVKASEGSKPWQDMTTYGTSSASRASVSELSPRERSPALKSPLQSVVVRRRSPRPSPLQKSSPPLSNPPQMSSALQSGSTSFQAGSHQSPFEHGSAGLSPTRKSPVCKSPTPIGSIYSTSQKEETTAPGGGAFSKRYLEEQKTENGKDKEQKITNVEKEKSKEKGNFSELGSTDGKAKSDSYASKADSEKGYRGSQSPKRYKFRDDFDKLKVPEFHKEGHYGKEETDEQEKKDKAKGRKDSEFDDEPKFMSKVVATSSKSQEEDRPGKWEGVVFLPPGKEKQRKPDEMEEESYSERSKKEERPASKRAEPGHRGFVPEKNFRVTTYKSSQEKSSSPPLRKASEVKEKPGTKVEGLAPGKSSFSITREAQVNIRMDSFDEDLARPSGILAQERKLCRDLVHSNKKEQEFRSIFHHIQSAQSQRSPSELFAQHIVTIVHHVREHHFGSSGMTLNERFTKYLKKGMEQDAAKNKKSPEIHRRIDISPSTFRKHGFSQEETKSSRDPGFKAEGKYKDDPVDLRLDIERRKKHKERDLKRDKSRESVDSRDSSHSRERSTEKTEKSHKGSKKKKHRRVRERSRSSSSSSRSSHSVKAEEYPEETEEREESTSGFDKSRLGTKEFTGPNERGRARGTFLKHTERRDPKDTVWLWMMSQNMISAGVEHRPGC is encoded by the exons ttcTAGGTCCCGTTCAAGATCTTATTCTCCATCTCATAACAGAGAAAGGAACCATCCGAGAGTGTATCAGAACCGGGATTTCAGAGGTCATAATAGAGGATACAGGAGACCGTATTATTTTCGTGGCCGAAATCGAGGGTTTTATCCATGGGGCCAGTATAACCGAGGAGGATATGGGAATTACAGGTCAAACTGGCAAAATTATCGCCAAGCGTATAGCCCTCGTAGAGGGAGGTCACGCTCTCGTTCACCCAAGAGAAGGTCTCCTTCACCAAGGTCTAGAAGTCATTCTAGAAATTCTGATAAGTCATCTTCCGATCGGTCAAGGAGGTCTTCCTCTTCCCGGTCTTCCTCAAATCACAGCCGAGTTGAGTCATCCAAGCGTAAATCCGGAAAGGAGAAAAAGTCATCTTCCAAGGATGCCCGGGCATCTCAGGCTGCAGGAGATAATCAAGGTGATGAGGCTAAGGAGCAGCCTTTTTCAGGAGCAGTGGCTCAAGATGTCAAGGCATCTGAGGGATCAAAACCATGGCAAGATATGACCACCTATGGCACAAGTTCAGCGTCAAGAGCTTCTGTGTCTGAACTTAGCCCAAGGGAACGCAGCCCTGCGTTAAAAAGCCCTCTCCAATCTGTTGTGGTGAGGCGTCGTTCTCCTCGGCCAAGCCCATTGCAAAAGTCGAGCCCTCCGCTGTCCAACCCACCACAGATGAGCTCCGCTTTACAAAGTGGCAGCACCTCCTTTCAGGCAGGGTCTCATCAGAGCCCCTTTGAGCATGGCTCAGCGGGTTTGAGCCCAACAAGGAAGAGCCCGGTGTGCAAAAGTCCAACACCAATCGGTTCGATTTACAGTACGTCTCAGAAGGAGGAAACCACAGCTCCTGGAGGAGGAGCCTTCTCGAAAAG GTATCTGGAAGAGCAGAAGACTGAGAATGGGaaagacaaagaacagaaaataacaaatgttgaaaaagaaaaatcaaaagaaaaagggaatttctCTGAGTTGGGATCAACAGACGGAAAGGCAAAATCTGACTCCTACGCATCCAAAGCCGACTCCGAGAAGGGATACCGCGGCAGCCAGTCGCCCAAGCGCTACAAGTTCCGGGATGACTTTGACAAGCTAAAGGTCCCGGAGTTCCACAAGGAAGGTCATTATGGCAAAGAGGAAACAGatgagcaggaaaagaaagataaggcAAAGGGCCGAAAAGATTCGGAATTTGATGATGAGCCCAAATTTATGTCTAAAGTTGTAGCAACTTCAAGTAAAAGTCAAGAAGAGGATAGGCCAGGAAAATGGGAAGGTGTGGTGTTCTTGCCacctggaaaagagaagcagagaaaaccTGATGAAATGGAGGAGGAAAGCTATTCTGAAAgatcaaaaaaagaagagaggccAGCGTCCAAGAGAGCTGAACCAGGTCACAGGGGGTTTGTTCCTGAAAAGAATTTTAGAGTGACCACTTACAAATCGAGCCAGGAAAAAAGTTCTTCCCCCCCACTGAGGAAGGCTTCTGAGGTAAAGGAGAAACCAGGCACCAAAGTAGAGGGGCTAGCTCCTGGCAAATCCTCCTTTTCCATTACTCGTGAGGCCCAAGTCAATATTCGAATGGATTCCTTTGATGAAGATCTTGCACG CCCAAGTGGCATACTGGCTCAGGAACGCAAGCTGTGTCGCGACCTTGTGCACAGCAACAAAAAAGAGCAAGAATTTCGTTCGATTTTCCATCACATTCAGTCTGCTCAGTCTCAGCGAAGCCCTTCTGAACTGTTTGCTCAACACATAGTGACTATAGTCCATCACGTAAGAG AGCATCACTTTGGGTCTTCAGGAATGACACTGAATGAACGCTTTACCAAATATCTAAAGAAAGGAATGGAACAAGATGCAGCTAAAAACAAAAAGAGCCCTGAAATCCACAG GAGGATAGATATATCTCCCAGTACTTTTAGAAAACATGGATTCTCTCAAGAGGAAACGAAAAGTTCCAGGGATCCTGGCTTCAAG GCTGAAGGGAAATATAAGGACGACCCTGTTGACCTGCGCCTTGATATTGAACGCCGTAAAAAACATAAGGAAAGAGATCTTAAACGCGATAAATCCAGAGAATCAGTGGACTCAAGAGATTCAAGTCACTCAAGGGAAAGATCAACTGAGAAAACGGAGAAAAGTCACAAAGGCTCAAAGAAAAA GAAACACCGACGGGTACGTGAGAGATCCAGATCCAGTTCGTCATCTTCACGGTCCTCTCATTCAGTCAAAGCGGAGGAATATCCCGAGGAGactgaggagagggaggaaagcacCTCAGGCTTTGACAAGTCCCGGCTTGGGACTAAAGAGTTCACTGGTccaaatgagagaggaagagctcGAGGGACCTTT TTAAAGCATACCGAAAGGAGAGACCCCAAAGACACTGTCTGGTTGTGGATGATGAGCCAGAATATGATTTCTGCAGGTGTGGAGCACAGACCAGGGTGCTGA